The Tepidibacter aestuarii genome contains a region encoding:
- a CDS encoding L,D-transpeptidase yields the protein MFFFSFRAPNYKINVNTAQRRLTLYQDGKWFKSYLIAVGKPSTPTPKGTFTIVNKAINPGGPFGVRWLGLSKPHYGIHGTNNPSSIGKAVSNGCIRMYNKDVLELSNLVPIGTVVEII from the coding sequence ATGTTTTTCTTTTCATTTAGAGCTCCAAATTATAAAATAAATGTCAACACAGCTCAACGAAGACTTACTTTATATCAAGATGGTAAATGGTTCAAATCATACCTTATAGCTGTAGGAAAACCTTCGACCCCTACCCCAAAAGGAACATTTACAATTGTAAATAAAGCAATCAACCCTGGCGGCCCTTTTGGTGTAAGATGGCTTGGTCTCAGTAAACCACATTACGGTATTCACGGCACAAACAATCCTTCTTCTATAGGAAAGGCTGTATCTAATGGTTGTATAAGAATGTATAATAAAGATGTTCTTGAACTTTCTAATTTAGTTCCAATTGGAACAGTTGTAGAAATCATATAA
- a CDS encoding L,D-transpeptidase family protein, translating to MKFFKMNKFTGMLLVFGFIFSALSAYLLTNSRDTFEEIEVDPQNTLIKIFKKERVLELYADGQLVDKFNIGLGSAPVGDKNKEGDRKTPVGKYYVCTRNDKSRFTLFLGLSYPNIEDAKRGLDSGLIDQDTFKKIEEANINKVRPPWKTLLGGEVGIHGGGSSSDWTWGCIALSDKDIKTLWKYAKLKTPVEIYE from the coding sequence ATGAAATTTTTTAAAATGAACAAATTTACAGGAATGTTATTAGTATTTGGTTTTATCTTTTCTGCTTTATCAGCATATTTATTAACGAATTCTAGAGATACTTTTGAAGAAATTGAAGTTGATCCACAAAATACTTTAATAAAGATATTCAAAAAAGAAAGAGTATTAGAATTATATGCTGATGGTCAATTAGTTGATAAATTTAATATAGGTCTTGGTTCTGCTCCTGTAGGTGATAAGAATAAAGAAGGAGATAGAAAAACACCTGTTGGAAAATATTATGTTTGTACTAGAAATGATAAAAGTAGATTTACTCTTTTCTTAGGACTAAGTTATCCTAATATCGAGGATGCTAAAAGAGGATTAGACAGTGGTCTTATAGACCAAGATACATTTAAAAAAATCGAAGAAGCAAATATAAACAAAGTACGACCACCTTGGAAAACTCTGCTTGGAGGAGAAGTTGGAATACACGGTGGTGGAAGTTCTTCAGACTGGACTTGGGGATGTATAGCATTATCTGATAAAGATATTAAAACACTTTGGAAATATGCTAAATTAAAAACTCCAGTTGAAATCTATGAATAA
- the mnmA gene encoding tRNA 2-thiouridine(34) synthase MnmA, whose protein sequence is MEKSPENTKIILGMSGGVDSSVAALLLKKQGYDVIGLFMKNWHEEDDEGVCTTTTDYEDVQKVCNQIGIPYYTVNFVKKYWDNVFEYFLKEYKNGRTPNPDVLCNKEIKFKAFLDYALKLEADYIAMGHYAQVDFNDGKYTLLRGADPNKDQTYFLCGLNQYQLSKAMFPIGHLTKDKVRKLAVEANLATAKKKDSTGICFIGERDFDEFLSRYLPAQPGKIMTYDGKVLGNHHGLMHYTIGQRKGIGIGGIGTDEPWFVAEKDIKNNILYVVQGDKNPKLFFSGLVSNDINWISGEIPNDSFECTAKFRYRQRDVGVIVHPKSDGSCTVEFNHPAKAITEGQFVVFYQGEKCLGGGIIDKAVR, encoded by the coding sequence ATGGAAAAATCTCCTGAAAATACAAAAATAATATTAGGTATGTCTGGAGGAGTAGATTCTTCGGTAGCTGCTTTATTATTAAAAAAACAGGGTTATGATGTAATAGGATTGTTTATGAAAAATTGGCATGAAGAAGATGATGAAGGAGTTTGTACTACAACTACAGATTATGAAGATGTTCAAAAAGTATGCAATCAAATAGGCATTCCATACTATACAGTAAACTTTGTTAAAAAATATTGGGATAATGTATTTGAATATTTCTTGAAAGAATATAAAAACGGTAGAACTCCCAATCCAGATGTTCTTTGTAATAAAGAAATAAAGTTCAAGGCCTTTTTAGATTATGCATTAAAATTAGAAGCAGATTATATCGCCATGGGTCATTATGCACAAGTTGATTTTAATGATGGTAAATATACTCTTTTACGTGGAGCTGATCCTAATAAGGATCAAACTTATTTCTTATGTGGTTTAAATCAATATCAATTATCTAAGGCTATGTTTCCCATAGGTCATTTAACTAAAGACAAAGTAAGAAAACTTGCTGTTGAAGCTAATCTTGCAACTGCTAAAAAGAAAGATAGCACAGGTATATGTTTTATTGGTGAAAGAGATTTTGATGAATTCCTAAGTAGGTATCTGCCAGCCCAACCAGGGAAAATCATGACTTATGATGGAAAAGTCCTTGGGAATCATCATGGCCTTATGCATTATACTATCGGTCAAAGAAAAGGAATTGGTATTGGCGGAATAGGTACAGATGAGCCTTGGTTTGTTGCTGAGAAAGATATAAAAAATAACATATTATATGTAGTTCAAGGAGATAAGAATCCTAAGTTATTCTTTAGTGGATTAGTTTCTAATGATATAAACTGGATAAGTGGAGAAATTCCAAATGATTCTTTTGAATGTACTGCTAAGTTTAGATACAGACAAAGAGATGTAGGAGTAATCGTACATCCCAAATCTGATGGTAGTTGTACAGTAGAATTTAATCACCCAGCTAAAGCTATTACAGAAGGTCAATTTGTTGTCTTTTACCAAGGAGAAAAATGTTTAGGTGGAGGAATTATAGATAAGGCGGTAAGATGA
- a CDS encoding LysM peptidoglycan-binding domain-containing protein, with protein MKKGMSLALGLTMALSLSVNAFAESSYTVKSGDVLWKIANKHDTTWQELAKINKLKNPNLIFPGQIIKINTNEEAKTEVKEVKNNKEMKNSEKVVAVLNSIETGDTSAIAYINPEKYIQHNLSAGDGLAGFGELLSKLPKGSASVDVVRVFEDGDYVITQTDYNFFGPKVGFDIFRFENGLIVEHWDNLAEKSVNPNPSGRTQLDGETKVTDLENTDKNKALVKDFVNNVLVEGKYETMGQYFDGDNYIQHNTQITDGLSGLGQAIEAMAKQGINMVYEKNHMILGQGNFVLSVSEGTFGGQKVAYYDLFRVENGKIAEHWDVIENIPNKEEWKNNSGKF; from the coding sequence ATGAAAAAAGGAATGAGTTTAGCTTTAGGACTTACTATGGCTTTGAGTTTATCAGTTAATGCATTTGCTGAATCATCTTACACAGTTAAGAGTGGAGATGTACTATGGAAAATTGCAAATAAACATGATACAACATGGCAGGAGTTAGCAAAAATAAACAAACTTAAGAATCCAAATCTGATTTTCCCTGGTCAAATAATAAAGATTAATACTAATGAAGAAGCAAAAACTGAGGTTAAAGAAGTTAAGAATAATAAAGAGATGAAAAATTCAGAAAAAGTAGTAGCAGTATTAAATAGTATTGAAACAGGTGATACATCAGCAATTGCATATATTAATCCAGAAAAGTATATTCAACATAATTTATCTGCTGGAGATGGATTAGCAGGTTTTGGAGAATTACTTAGCAAGCTTCCTAAAGGAAGTGCATCAGTAGATGTAGTTAGAGTATTTGAAGATGGAGATTATGTTATAACTCAGACAGATTATAACTTCTTTGGACCAAAAGTTGGGTTTGATATATTTAGATTTGAAAATGGCTTAATAGTAGAGCATTGGGATAATTTAGCTGAAAAAAGTGTAAATCCTAATCCAAGTGGAAGAACACAACTTGATGGAGAAACTAAAGTTACTGATTTAGAGAATACAGATAAAAATAAAGCATTAGTTAAAGACTTTGTTAATAACGTATTAGTAGAAGGTAAATATGAAACAATGGGACAATATTTTGATGGAGATAACTATATCCAACATAATACTCAAATTACAGACGGGTTATCAGGTTTAGGCCAAGCTATAGAAGCCATGGCTAAGCAAGGAATTAATATGGTATATGAGAAAAATCATATGATACTAGGTCAAGGTAATTTTGTTTTATCAGTAAGTGAAGGAACTTTCGGAGGACAGAAGGTAGCATACTATGATTTATTTAGAGTTGAAAATGGAAAAATAGCAGAGCATTGGGATGTAATCGAAAATATTCCTAATAAAGAAGAGTGGAAAAATAATAGCGGTAAATTCTAG
- a CDS encoding Na+/H+ antiporter NhaC family protein: protein MELGWIVLIPVVLAIVLAFTTKNVFVALLSGIISAGIIIDIQDSQLFSGLNSIYKVFQDEWAAKSILFCLMIGAFVYVIEASGGVHGMVILLTERKKMIKSKLGAELVAYIIGLLMFIDGTSSIVISGVASRPLFDRFNVSRAKLAYITDSTSSPIAWLVPFNGAGAFLMAMVSSQVSLGFIDADPMNLIIAAMPYQFYGIVSILIVGITILLKKDFNDIEAELGIETFKIKENDITGSYDSKNIKPNASNMLVPLIILVGSIFGILMITGNGNLLKGDGSSSIYIGVLITLISTGIYYLIKGVTSIDNYAKWVMNGMASYLEITVILTLAFALSSLVGQLGTGAYIAGVSDSVSKSLIPFIIFILGMFMSFATGTSGGTVSVLIPVAVPLAAALGVNMPLVLGAIISGAVFGDHCSPISDSTILASMIAEIDVMSHVKTQMPYALISAVIASIGFLTIGIIG from the coding sequence ATGGAACTTGGTTGGATAGTATTGATACCAGTAGTATTAGCTATTGTTTTAGCCTTTACTACTAAAAATGTTTTCGTTGCATTATTATCCGGTATCATTTCGGCAGGTATTATTATTGATATTCAAGATAGTCAATTATTTTCTGGATTAAACAGCATATATAAGGTATTTCAAGATGAGTGGGCAGCAAAATCCATATTATTTTGTTTAATGATTGGTGCATTTGTTTATGTTATTGAGGCATCTGGCGGTGTTCATGGCATGGTAATTTTACTAACAGAGCGTAAGAAAATGATTAAGTCAAAACTAGGAGCGGAATTAGTGGCTTATATAATAGGTTTATTGATGTTTATTGATGGAACAAGCTCTATTGTAATATCAGGAGTTGCTTCACGTCCTTTGTTTGACAGATTTAATGTTTCAAGGGCAAAACTGGCTTATATTACCGATTCAACATCATCGCCGATAGCTTGGTTAGTTCCGTTTAATGGAGCGGGAGCATTTTTAATGGCGATGGTTAGCAGCCAAGTTTCTCTAGGTTTTATAGATGCAGATCCAATGAATTTAATAATAGCAGCAATGCCTTATCAATTTTATGGAATTGTATCAATATTGATTGTTGGAATAACAATTTTATTAAAGAAAGATTTTAATGATATAGAAGCAGAACTGGGAATCGAAACATTTAAAATTAAAGAGAATGATATTACTGGGAGTTATGATAGTAAAAATATTAAGCCAAATGCGAGTAACATGTTAGTACCATTGATTATATTGGTTGGAAGTATATTTGGAATATTAATGATTACAGGTAATGGCAATTTACTAAAAGGTGATGGATCTTCAAGCATATACATTGGTGTACTTATTACATTAATTTCAACAGGAATTTACTATTTGATAAAGGGAGTAACATCTATTGATAACTATGCTAAATGGGTAATGAATGGGATGGCTAGTTATCTTGAGATAACAGTTATTCTAACATTAGCATTTGCTTTAAGTAGCTTGGTTGGTCAATTAGGGACTGGAGCATATATAGCTGGCGTTAGTGATAGTGTTAGCAAATCGTTGATTCCATTCATTATATTTATTCTAGGGATGTTTATGTCATTTGCAACAGGTACAAGTGGTGGAACTGTGTCAGTATTAATTCCAGTTGCAGTGCCATTAGCAGCAGCACTTGGGGTAAATATGCCATTGGTATTAGGTGCTATTATTTCTGGAGCGGTATTTGGAGATCATTGTTCACCAATATCAGATTCTACAATATTGGCATCAATGATTGCTGAAATAGATGTTATGTCTCATGTAAAAACACAAATGCCATATGCACTTATATCTGCTGTTATAGCGAGTATTGGATTTTTAACAATTGGAATAATTGGATAA
- a CDS encoding AraC family transcriptional regulator, with translation MDTIKRIEFYKNKNKNFDFEIIRLKDFFGDKYIKYITHIHRLNFYNILCITSGKSQHEIDFKLYPYKAGDILLISKNQVQRFYPKGDIDGYLILFTDTFLYRHLHSNISEFLEPFQSTYLHPIVKFDNNSDGFERIQLDTLYKYYIDKNNVLKPEILKSHLRTLMLLIKRNSLENQNNIDAHTYEKFITFMNLVEDNFKHKKTVQEYADLMYVSKKTVNSITRKAVDLSAKQFIIDRVILEIKRYLSQGDLTVNEIAEITGFDEPSNLTKFFKRYEGLTPSEFRKKQQIYI, from the coding sequence ATGGATACAATCAAGAGAATTGAATTTTATAAAAACAAAAATAAGAACTTTGATTTTGAGATTATACGATTAAAAGATTTTTTTGGAGATAAATACATAAAATATATTACTCATATTCATAGACTTAATTTCTATAATATATTGTGTATAACTTCAGGGAAAAGTCAGCATGAAATTGACTTTAAACTATATCCTTATAAAGCAGGCGATATTCTGCTGATATCTAAAAATCAAGTACAACGATTTTATCCAAAAGGAGATATTGATGGGTATTTAATATTATTTACAGATACTTTTTTATATCGTCATCTACATTCAAATATATCTGAGTTTTTAGAGCCTTTTCAATCTACTTATCTTCATCCTATTGTAAAATTTGATAATAATAGTGATGGGTTTGAACGAATTCAATTGGATACACTATATAAATACTATATTGATAAAAACAATGTGTTAAAGCCTGAAATTTTAAAATCTCATCTAAGAACATTGATGTTGTTGATTAAAAGAAATAGTTTAGAAAATCAAAATAATATAGATGCTCACACTTACGAAAAGTTTATTACATTTATGAATTTAGTTGAAGATAATTTTAAACATAAAAAGACGGTTCAAGAATATGCAGATCTTATGTATGTTTCAAAGAAAACTGTGAACTCAATTACTAGAAAGGCAGTTGATTTATCTGCGAAACAATTTATAATTGATCGTGTTATTTTGGAGATTAAAAGATACCTTTCACAAGGAGATTTAACAGTTAATGAGATAGCTGAAATTACTGGGTTTGATGAACCTTCAAACTTAACAAAATTCTTTAAACGTTATGAAGGATTGACTCCATCTGAGTTTAGGAAAAAACAGCAAATATATATTTAA
- a CDS encoding ABC transporter permease: MNVHEISYLSIASLVFFIIPIILINNKLGININKKMFFSIGRMVIQLTLVGVFLQYLFDINNPYLNFSYLVFMIFIASFSTVKSCGLNIKKFIIPLFSSFIIPNIIVLMFFNVFVIRTENVFNAQYMITIAGMLLGNNLSGNIICINNFHNSIRENKEEYYYFLSISGNKIEALKPYFKNAVLSSVNPTIASIETIGLVSLPGMMTGQILGGAIPLTAIKYQIAIMIAILIVRYFGSILALILTGLKMFDEYDILTIR, translated from the coding sequence ATGAATGTACATGAAATTTCTTATTTATCTATAGCCAGCTTAGTTTTTTTTATAATCCCAATTATTCTAATAAACAATAAGTTGGGTATTAATATAAATAAAAAAATGTTTTTTTCTATAGGCAGAATGGTAATACAGCTTACTTTAGTTGGGGTGTTTTTGCAATACCTTTTTGATATTAATAATCCTTATTTAAATTTTTCTTATTTAGTTTTTATGATATTTATTGCTAGTTTTTCAACAGTTAAATCTTGTGGTTTGAATATAAAAAAGTTCATCATTCCATTATTTTCATCATTTATAATTCCAAATATAATTGTATTAATGTTTTTTAATGTTTTTGTTATAAGAACGGAGAATGTGTTTAATGCTCAATATATGATTACTATTGCAGGAATGTTATTAGGTAATAATTTAAGCGGTAATATTATATGTATAAACAATTTTCACAATAGTATAAGAGAAAATAAAGAAGAGTATTATTATTTTTTAAGTATTAGTGGAAATAAGATAGAAGCTTTGAAACCATATTTTAAAAATGCTGTTTTATCTTCTGTAAATCCTACAATAGCGTCTATAGAAACAATAGGATTGGTGTCTTTGCCAGGAATGATGACAGGACAGATTTTAGGTGGGGCAATACCATTAACAGCAATAAAGTACCAGATAGCTATAATGATAGCTATTTTAATAGTAAGGTATTTTGGATCTATTTTAGCATTAATTCTTACTGGTTTAAAAATGTTTGATGAATATGATATTTTAACAATTAGATAA
- a CDS encoding 4Fe-4S binding protein — protein sequence MNMNEIYEYIDKIGCVSFSTIDNGYVQSRIAHFFAFDDEGLYFRTMTIKPFYHQLKTSKNVTVSGMYPSTQLLGHNDKGVPDFVAGYTLRITGDIKELTMEEVTLKAETNPDFKTAVYDINKYPATRCFCIYKGKGEVFDYDFKSEKRDHKLLRTRFSFGGMTYNNAGCSINDKCVECGKCYEVCTFKAVEKGSPYKIKGERCDECGSCYVACPVGAIEKPLTF from the coding sequence ATGAATATGAATGAAATATATGAGTATATTGATAAAATAGGATGCGTTTCTTTTTCAACAATAGATAATGGATATGTACAATCTAGGATTGCACATTTTTTCGCATTTGATGATGAGGGGTTATACTTTAGAACAATGACTATTAAACCATTTTATCATCAACTAAAGACAAGTAAAAATGTAACTGTTTCTGGTATGTATCCATCAACACAGCTATTAGGTCATAATGATAAGGGAGTACCTGATTTTGTAGCTGGATATACTTTGAGGATTACGGGAGATATTAAAGAATTAACTATGGAAGAAGTAACATTAAAAGCCGAAACCAATCCAGATTTTAAAACGGCAGTATATGATATTAATAAATACCCTGCAACAAGATGCTTTTGCATATACAAAGGAAAGGGAGAAGTTTTTGACTATGATTTTAAGTCAGAAAAACGTGATCATAAGCTGTTAAGAACAAGATTTTCCTTTGGTGGAATGACTTATAATAATGCAGGATGCTCTATTAATGATAAGTGTGTAGAGTGCGGAAAATGTTATGAAGTATGTACATTTAAAGCAGTAGAAAAGGGATCACCATATAAAATTAAAGGAGAGCGCTGTGATGAATGTGGTTCATGTTATGTAGCCTGTCCAGTGGGAGCTATCGAAAAGCCATTAACTTTTTAA
- the ablB gene encoding putative beta-lysine N-acetyltransferase — translation MGDKILKIGESIVQHGKENDRIYLMKLHKSDLPNIISKLDEMSKKFFYTKIFAKVPSYATKFFLNKNYIIEAHIPKFYKGKEDAFFMAKYFCKDREAKKNKGKINKILKTAIQKDDYKKFSGLNKEFNYRKCRLEDAADMARLYDKVFETYPFPIKDPNYIKETMNENVEYFGIWHKGNIIALASCEMDLKNLNVEMTDFATLPEYRGNKFALFLLNKMEQSMRKRGIKTAYTIARSISYAMNITFSKLGYIYTGTLTKNTNISGDLETMNVWYKSLNQEENDMECVI, via the coding sequence GTGGGTGATAAAATCTTAAAAATAGGAGAATCTATTGTTCAACATGGAAAAGAAAATGATCGCATTTATTTAATGAAACTTCATAAAAGTGATTTACCAAATATTATTTCTAAATTAGATGAGATGTCAAAAAAATTTTTTTATACTAAAATCTTTGCTAAAGTACCTTCTTATGCAACAAAGTTTTTTTTAAACAAGAACTATATAATAGAGGCACATATTCCTAAATTTTATAAAGGAAAAGAAGATGCATTTTTTATGGCAAAATATTTTTGTAAGGATAGAGAAGCAAAAAAAAATAAAGGAAAGATTAATAAAATATTAAAAACAGCAATACAAAAAGATGATTATAAAAAATTTTCTGGTTTGAATAAAGAATTTAATTATAGAAAATGTAGATTAGAAGATGCAGCTGATATGGCTAGATTATATGATAAAGTTTTTGAAACTTATCCATTCCCAATTAAAGATCCAAACTACATTAAAGAAACTATGAATGAAAATGTTGAATATTTTGGAATATGGCATAAAGGGAATATTATTGCCTTAGCATCTTGTGAAATGGATCTAAAAAATCTAAATGTAGAAATGACAGATTTTGCAACCTTACCAGAATATAGAGGTAATAAATTTGCTTTATTTCTTTTAAATAAAATGGAGCAGTCTATGAGAAAAAGAGGTATAAAAACAGCTTATACAATAGCTCGTTCTATTTCTTATGCAATGAATATTACATTTTCAAAATTAGGATATATTTATACAGGTACATTAACAAAAAATACTAATATATCAGGAGATTTAGAAACAATGAATGTTTGGTATAAATCTCTTAATCAAGAAGAAAATGATATGGAATGTGTAATATAA
- a CDS encoding L-lactate dehydrogenase, giving the protein MNKQTNKVIIIGTGFVGSTTAFTLMHSSLISEIVLIDINKEKAEGEAMDLNHGVSFVKPMEIRVGDYSDCKDADIIIITAGPSIQPGETRLDLANKNSKIIENTMKEIVKYTEDALIIIATNPVDVLTYVAVKSVNYDKNKVIGTGTVLDSSRFRYLLSNKFNIDTRNVHGYIIGEHGDSEVAVWSLTNVAGSRIDKSCPLCINSCDINTQKIFEQVRDAGYEILKRKGVTQYGISLATRRIVEAILRNENSVLTVSSVLNGEYSLSDVALSIPTIVNRHGVSKKLDLNLEDEEMNNLKKSSDKLRGILDSINY; this is encoded by the coding sequence ATGAATAAACAAACTAATAAAGTTATTATTATAGGTACCGGATTTGTAGGTTCTACTACAGCTTTTACTTTGATGCACTCTAGTTTAATATCTGAGATAGTTCTTATTGATATAAATAAAGAAAAGGCAGAGGGAGAAGCCATGGATTTAAATCATGGTGTATCTTTTGTAAAGCCGATGGAGATAAGAGTTGGAGATTACTCTGATTGTAAAGATGCAGATATTATAATAATTACAGCGGGTCCTAGTATACAACCTGGTGAAACTAGGCTTGATCTTGCTAATAAAAACAGTAAAATCATAGAGAATACAATGAAAGAAATAGTTAAATATACAGAAGATGCCTTAATCATAATAGCAACAAACCCTGTTGATGTACTAACTTATGTAGCAGTAAAAAGTGTAAATTATGACAAAAACAAAGTAATTGGTACAGGTACTGTGCTTGACAGCTCAAGATTTAGATATTTACTTAGCAATAAATTTAACATAGATACTAGAAATGTACATGGCTATATAATAGGAGAACACGGTGATAGTGAGGTTGCAGTTTGGAGTCTTACTAATGTAGCTGGATCTAGAATTGACAAATCCTGCCCTCTTTGTATAAATAGCTGTGATATTAATACTCAAAAAATATTTGAACAAGTAAGAGATGCAGGATATGAAATTCTAAAAAGAAAAGGTGTTACTCAATATGGAATATCACTAGCAACAAGAAGAATTGTAGAAGCTATACTTAGAAATGAGAACTCTGTTTTAACGGTCTCAAGTGTTCTAAATGGAGAGTACAGTCTTTCAGATGTTGCACTAAGTATTCCTACAATAGTAAATAGACACGGAGTTAGTAAGAAATTAGATCTTAATCTAGAAGATGAAGAAATGAATAACTTAAAAAAATCATCTGATAAGTTAAGAGGTATTTTAGATAGTATAAATTATTAA